taataaattcaataattcCACCAgtaataaatcaataataaattttataattccaCATGTTTGCTGTATACCCCATGCCTGAGAACTGGGGGGCGGTGAAAGTCTGTGTTGATACTTGTGATGATTGCTACCGCCCCCTTATCCTTGACAAATGCAAAGTTAGCAGCGCCCGCTCTCTTAAAAGACTGTGTGGCCCAAAGTGCATTTCTTATCCATAAATAAAGAGTAAATCATATCTGTAAAATGTTTCTCCTTTCTcatattcagcttttttttttcccttcttctcagATGCTGCTCTTAGAACAATAAAATTTACAATCCGGACTTCACTGAATCACTTTTTGCACTTGAGGCTCTGGACCCGAGTCCCCTATAACacacccctcctccacccacccagAGCACCCCGACAAACCCGGGGTCTCTGACAGCTTCCGAGGCATTCTCAGCCTTATTCAAATTGCTTTCCTGGACAAAGAATGTAGTAAGCCTGCCTTCCAGCCAACAGCCCCCTGCCCTTTGGTCTTTCTCTCCGGAGGCTCTTACCTTAGATACAATGGGGCCCAGGTGGGGGGATGGGGTAAATTCGTCTCAGGCTTTCATGCAAAGACTCCCATCAGCAAAGAACAAAACTTCCCATACCTGCAGTTTAGAGAGCTGCAGGCAAACCAAAGTATTTGGTGTCCTTGACTGTCCCCATTTACCAAACAGTGCTGACTGAGAGCCAGGAAATCTAGTTTcccccttttaaatttattttccccattttattgagatgtaattgacatacaatgttgtattagttcaAAGTGTACAAAgtagtaattatatatatatatatatatatatatatagcaaaatcatcaccacaatcagtttagttaacatccatcacctcacattctcacattccttttttttttttcttttttggccatgcagtgcGGCGTGAGGGATCtttgttcctggaccagggatgcagcccatgccccctgcagtggaagcgcggagtcttaaccactggacctccagggaagtccctcacattcccttttttaaaaaaatcatattctaTTTCTAATGAGACAGAGGCTATCTGCCTGAGGCACAATGTATTCCACCCACCCTCTCCTTGATTCCCCTCTTCCAAACTCTTTTTCCCCTCCAGAATGATGGtctgagaagacaaagaaaagattACATAGAATTTCATCCCCTTGTGTGGGCCTGGCAATACTCCTGAGCTTGCAAGGTGGCATCTTTGAATTATGAGCAAAAATCAGCTTATGTGGGAGCAAAGCCCGCAGGTGGAGACCAGAGCAGCAGAGTGCATGGGAGGATTAGCCAAGAACTGTATCTTAGGAAAATATATAATTGGAATTTGCTAAGGGTTTACTTTTGGGGATAGgagattgggaaagaagaaaaaaaaaatcttagaattcCTGAATGTTGAATTTGGGAATGGGGAGGAAAATTGAGAACCATAGATTGTTACCCTTCTGCCCATAAATATGTTAGTGCTGGAACCCAATATTAAAAACTGTTCCTttggaaaacaaaccaaaaaaaaataaaagaagacgaCGAGAATGAGGATGGAGTGGGGTTGAAGGGCCTGACAGGATTGCCAGGCCAGAGAAGGAAAAGCTAATTAAAAAAAGCGccaacatacatacactaccaaacgtaaaatcgatagctagtgggaggcagccgcatagcacagagagatcagctcggtgctttgtgaccgcctggaggggtgggatagggagggtgggagggagggagacgcaagaggggagagatgtgggaacatatgtataactgattcactttgttataaagcagaaactaacacaccattgtaaagcaattatactccaataaagctgtaaaaaaaaaaaaagaaagaaagaaagagccagaggggaaaaaagacaagaagATGACTGCTTGGGAAGGAGGAATAGACAGGAGGGCGAACACTGGTTCTAAAATGAACCTATCACATTTGCTCTGGCAAGTCCGTTACAGGAATATCACCTGCCTAGAGAAcgttcttttttctccctcttttcaatTGGGTTCGTTTACAGgtcaataaattttattattttatatctagGAGTCCAGTAATGTCCCAGGTAAAATAAGAAGGTGGTGCTTTCATTCTATCACACAATGTTAGATTTCACGTTCtctagattaaaataaaaatcacaacaaaaaggTAATTTCAAATTTAGAGGTCATGGATATAGGATCCTGAAAGAATTTCTATTAACAGCCATGTTTGTAGATCACTGATGTGTCAAATGAGTATTTAGCACTTTACTTTCCTTGATTCTTACAACACAGAGAAGGTACTTTTGCCcctatttatagatgaggaaactgagacttattAAAGTGGCTGAGCCAAGATTCTATCCAGTAATATgtgtataaaaacaaatttaaaatcctCCATAGTAATGGTTTATGTATAATGACTAACCCGGCACCCAGGGTCCTAGGTCCGCAGGTTCTTTCCTCTGGCTTTTGTCTTGCTGAAAAGGCTTGCTTTTCTGCAAgctaaaaaaaacaagaaagaacttAGGTGGGAGTTGAAAACAAGTACTATTTCTTAACATCAACCGATGCCTTAACATTCAGTATGTATTTTATTGTGACCTTAAGAGTGAACCAAAGAGGAAAAGGGCGCTTGTTGAAGTTTCTGCATAACTAGCCTGATTTTGAGACCCTAAGGGGTCTCAAGTCAAGGGCATTAATTGTCCTGGTGGGAATTTCAACCACCTTAGCTGGGCCTCAGGAACTGGAAGTGCATCTTTGAttttaaaaggtggaaacagGGTGAACCTAGAAGTACTTCACTGCtgggtttattttgtttccaGGTTCCGAGGTCCCAGTTTTCCAGTTCCCCACCCAGTCTAGGCTACTCAGCAGCTCTCTTTTGCATTACAATGGCCTTGGTGAGGCTGGCAGACAGGATTAACTCGGAATTCGCAAGGGTGTGTGTGGGCGTGGGGCTGCCAGGAGGGGCGGGTCGAAGTATGGCTGAGCCTTACTTATAAGTCTAGAGCCTCCAcaaatttttttgtcattttcctaCACTGGGCTGGTAGGCTTCTGTTATCACACAGGTGACTTCCCTTCATCCcatgtttttaatacttttacaCCTGGACATCTTCACCTTTCTCTAAGCTCTTCTACCTAGATTCTTAAGCCTGGACTTTTCCTACCATCTATCTAGCTCTTtggttttctccctctccttcaatTCAACAACATGAGTGTGGAGCCAGCTTGTCCCCAAAGCCTGCGTGGCCCCGAAGCATCCAATTCTAGGGAATCTTCACCAATGCCTGAGATTTATGGGCCTGAAGAAAATTATGTGTCCTTGCAAATGTCATCTGCTGAGACCCACGACATGGAGACTGGTAAGAAAATACTGAATCCTTGAGAGGCTAAGTTCCttcagggaaagggaaagaaggaaagaggctaAGGGTTATCTGTTTCCCTCTTGAGCCCATCAATATAAGCAGGTGTCATTATCTATTCATCCTCTCGACACCTCTTTTTCAACGGTAACTTGATGGGGTCATGCCCTTTCCCCAATGTTCCGGGCGATAAGAGCTGTGGACGGACAGACGCGGGATACGGGACTCAGCCATTCAACTGTACGCGGTGTATTTGAGAGCTTACGTGTGTAGGCACTGTGGAAACGCAACCGTGATGTGATAAACTGACGTGTAAATCTTAACGTATATGAAACGCACCTTTTGGAAATGTTTTACCTTTCTACTACAGTAGCGGTTGGCTCTTCCCCTAACCTCTGGATGCGAGGACGTTATTGGGCAGCTGAGTTTGTAGGCACCTGCTATGCTCAAGTCTCCTAAATCCCGAGGAAGTGttcaccccattttacagtggATGATTCCAAAAGGTTTAATATACCGACAAAGTGGCGAGAGCTCAGATTTGAaatccagtttggctttgaattcTATACTCTTAATATTTAGGCTTCTAATTGGTAATTTTGGGTGTGAGAGGTGCTCGGGATATTGTAACGCCGGCACAAACTTTTTTGGAAATCAGTTTGGCAGTAGTTGTTACAAATGAAAACTGTAACAGTTTTCATTAGACCAACCTTTACCCAGGCatgctatttttaacatttatggcataaaatagcttaaaatctgtttacatttatgaTTACTACCATAGAAGTAAGTTGTGGAGAAAgtaataagtaaacaaaataacTTATATTTGAGTGCTGGATTTTAATGTTACCCCGTTTTTCCAAATTTTGTGTTAATGTCcttttataatttcaaatgttGAAAATACAGCTACAGCGCTGGATTGTGAGACAAATAGCTCGGGAATGAGCAATGGACATGTCCTCCTAGCAAGCCAAGTGCAAGtctgtatagatttttttttttttttttgcggtacgcgggcctctcactgtcgtggcctctcccgttgcggagcacaggctccggacgcgcaggctcagcggccatggctcacaggcctagccgctccgcggcatgtgggatcttcccggaccggggcacgaacccatgtcccctgcatcggcaggcggactctcaaccactgcgccaccagggaagccctgtatagaTAATTTTTAAGACATGCTCCATTTCTAATCATTAGCTGAGGACTTTCCTTCTTAGATGTACTTGTGAAATTGTGAAGTCTTTTGCCTTTTAAAGCCTGTCCATTTATTCCACGACTAGGGTAGAATTGGAGTTAAGCACTGGGTATACGTCTGTGCAAATAAATCTAAGTAACAcaggaaataaatttttagttACAAAGTCAATAatatatgccaggccctgtgctagacAATTTTTTTATGTtacctcattttgtttttaaattttttatttctgttacctgATTTTAATCAGTGAAAGAAACTCCGTgagatatactgtacaacacggggaatatgaccagtattttataataactataaatgaagtataaccttaaaaaattgtaaatcactatattgtacacctgtatttatataatgtacagcaactatacttcagtcaAAAAACCACCAAAACAACCTACGATTAGCTTAGTCCAACTgcgaaaacaaaaaaaccatgagGGAGGAATAATTTTGGAGATGAAATCACAAAGTCTGGGTTGAAACAGAAGCTTTATCAAAATTCACATTTCCCGATAGTCCTGGTATTAAGACCGGGCAGCAAACTTGATTTTATAGGGTCCCCAGAACCCGGATCATCTGTTTCAAAATTAAGTacgtgggagttccctggtggtctagtggttaggattcatcgctttcactgccgtggcccatgttcaatccctggtcagggaactgagatttcCCCCAAGCCACGCggctccaccaaaaaaaaaaaattaaggaggtGATGATTAAGGTACATAAAGGAAGTTGCGGAAGGACACAAAGGTGGGAGTCAAATGATGATTCTGACCTTTGAGAACAGCCAGGGTGTGGGCTCCTGAGCTTTGACTGGCAGAAAGAAGAGGTTTGAGTCCCCCTCCGCTTCCCAGCAATACATATTAGCCATGTCCCTGACATGCAAAATGGCATTTGTGCAAAGGTTAGCAAAGTGTTCAGGAttgcttaaaaataaagttattacttAGTATCTAGCTCTGAGGACTTTAACAGTGCTTTGAAAACAATAAACTTTCAATATTTGAAGTTTTAGAGAAAAGTGTCATTTTGTTCCCAAcagtctctcctcttccttccttctccatggATGTGCTTATTCAGGACAGTCCTGATTCTTCCACAAGCCCCAGAGTAAAACTACTGGCCACGGCTGCAGACAAGAgcacagagaagaaggaagagaaggtccTGGTCAAGAAGCAGAAGACCAGAACCGTGTTCTCTCAGACGCAGCTGTGTGTGCTCAATGACAGATTTCAGAGGCAGAAATACCTCAGCCTCCAGCAAATGCAAGAACTTTCCAACATCCTGAACCTTAGCTACAAACAGGTatggttgttttcttgtttgatacaacaagaaataagaaacaaggTTAATTTCTATGTACTCTGTTTATGCACCCCTACAAACAagctaacttcttttttttttttttttgcggtacacgggcctctcactgctgtggcctctcccactgcggagcacaggctccggacgtgcaggctcagcggccatggctcacgggcccagccgctccgcagcatgtgggatcttcccagacccgggcacgaacccgtgtcccctgcattggcaaacagactctcaaccactgcgccaccagggaaccccacaAGTTAACTTTTAATATGAAAATGGAACTTTCTGTAATGTGTTTTGTGGCAATGTGTCAATTTTTTTTggcattcttttctttatattcttttccattacggtttatcacaggatattgagtatagttccctgtgctatacagtaggaccttgcttaTCCATCCTACATGGAacagtttacatctgctaatcccaaactcccagtgcatccctcccccaccccctcccccaatgtgttataatttatttaaccacttCCCTTGTTGCACAAACCAGAATTGTGAAAATGTTTccaattttccttaaaaaaaggaagaatatacCCCCCTATCTTCCGAGTTAGAAGAGTCCCTAGGCAACACTTgttcttattaaaattaaaattgtatgttttgtttttatctgctaatcatttttcatatatttattggccattttatTCAGTTACTGGTGCCATACTTGGAAAGTCCTATTCCAtgatcttattttatatatatattcttctaccTCTCTGATCTCATTTTCTAACTCAGAGTTTACAAAACCATCTGCAAAGTTTAGTTTATTCTGTGCTGCAACATAATTTGATATTTTCTAAACAGCTGTCCTCCTTGTGGTATGTTTCATAATTCCTGAATTAAAATACCATTATCACATTAAGTGTAAATGTGCTTATATGGaggtgggcttttcattgcaaaCCAATTACCTTTAACCGTGACTAATGGCGTGGGTAGACATTTATATGGGAACTTCCTAGTTAGTAGCAGACTTGTGGTATGTTCTGTTCTATCTGGTTAGGTTTATTAAACATAAAGTAGCCCACTGACTTGAGGGGCTTGAAATTCACTCACAGATTGAAGGTTTAAGAAAGGACTCTAGAAGTTAAAATTTTGTCCTGAGTTTGAGATAGTTGTAGCTAtcggaaaaagcaaacaaaaaaaacttaatatTCTTTGATCCCAGTACATCCTGCATTACTAGTATTTTGTGTTTTCCTGTTACCTTTTCCCTGCAGGTTAAGACCTGGTTCCAGAACCAGAGAATGAAATGTAAGAGGTGGCAGAAAAACAACTGGCCCAGGAATAGCAACAATGTGACTCAGGTAACAGGAAACTTATTTTTCTGCTCTTTCCTAACAAGGACTTTTTAGATAGATTTGTATCCATTGCTGAAGCATGCAATCCCAACTTCACACAATTCTGATTTTCCTTGTACCTTTTCAATTAATCCATCCTTCTCTTTCAAAAGGGCCCAGCAACTACAGAATACCCGGGCTTCTATTCGTACCACCAAGGATGCTTGGTGAACTCTTCCGGAAACCTGCCCATGTGGGGTAACCAGACCTGGAATAACCCAACTTGGAGCAACCAGAGCTGGAACAGTCAGTCCTGGAACAACCAGAGCTGGAACAGTCAGACCTGGTGCCCCCAAGCCTGGAATAACCAGACCTGGAACAATCAATTCAACAACTATGTTGAGGAATTCCTGCAGCCCCAGATCCAGTACCAGCAAAGTTCTCCTGTCAGTGATCTGGAGGCCACCTTGGAAACTGCCGGGGAAGGCTATAACATAATACAGCAAACTGCTAAGTATTTCAATTCCCAACAGCAAATCATGGATTTATTCCCAAATTACTCTCTGAACATACAGCCTGAAGATTTGTAACGATGGCTGTATTATTCAATCTCAATTTGAGCCGTGACTGTATTACTTCCCTAGAATTTTTCCTTTACAATTACGTCTCTCTGCCTTGATAAGCTGCTTTTCATTGTGCCTTTTGTGTCAATTTGGGGGTGTATGATTGGTGTCTAATCAAAGAGGTTTCAGAAGCATTGGCTTCTACGGACAACATGATAAAAGATGACTGGCGGCTACAGAATACTAGGTTATAATACTGTTTTTCGGATATCTTTAGGATCTAGAACCTAACCTCAAGAATAGGGAGCAAAAGTACAAAGATGTGTGAAGAAGGATTATTCGTATTTTCTGGGATGGGGAGGCTTTACTTGTTAAGAACCTCAGTTGTTAAGGTGAAGGGTTAAGCTACAATGTGCTTCACTGATTTCCTCTAcccctttttccttattttacttaCAACCCCTAATTTTTTCCACCACTCTAGTATTTGTAGAAAGATGTTTTGATTTGTCCACATCATAATACTACCAGTTGGCTGGTTCATTTAtaagtacaaataaataaaaaaactacccattttacatttagttgtcTCTCCCCTGATTTCACCCAGTGATTCAATGAGTAAAAATCTGACTAAACATGGGAATAGTTTTTGATACGGGGGGAAGAAGTTAATCTAGACATCTGGGAGACTACTATCTTAGGAGTAAAGGAAAGGTAACCAAATATACAATACTAGATGACTAATTAAACCTGAACAAACTTATTTCCTCCTCGTGTGTGTAATGTTGAAACAAAATTTGTGGTTGTTTGCAGTTAAAGGAGAGTGCCACATCTGGAAGATCGGGAGCAAAGACGTGATAAACAAGAGTTCTTAGGTTTGTAAAGAGGCTAAATGAAGGGCAGCCAGGGGCGAGGCAAATAATGTAAGGTAGAGGgacctgagggaggagggggaaaggtgGACGAATTAGAATCTCCCCCTGTAACTCACATATGAAAGGTTCTGTGACTGCTCTTCTGCCAGAAAAAGCTATGTTGaaataggttttcttttctttttcctctttttggctgcgccaggtcttagttgcagaacgtgggatcttcgttgcagcattcGGACTCTTacttgcagcaggcgggctccttagttgtggcatgctcgcaagagatctagttccccaaccagggatcgaaccctgggccccctacagtggaagtgctgtgtcttacccactggaccaccaaggaagtcccaaaataagcttatttttaaatgacagctttgacttcttttaattttttttttttttgcggtaagcgggcctctcactgttgtggcctctcccgttgcggagcacaggctccggacgcgaggcccagcggccatggctcacgggcccagccgctccgcggcatgcgggatcttcccggaccggggcacgaacccgtgtcccctgcattggcaggcggactctcaaccactgcgccaccagggaagcccgacagcttttattttttaggacACTGTTTAAATGTGTAGACCAGCTACAAAGCACAGGTTTAGTtttgtgttcttgttttttttttggtggggggggcctgtgggatcttagttccctgaccagggtttgtacccgcgccccctgcagtggaagcgcggagtctttaccactggaccgccagggaagtccccccaaagcACAACTTAATGCATTGTTTTAATGTATCAATCTACTAatgtttaacattaaaaaaaaatcacagatca
The Globicephala melas chromosome 10, mGloMel1.2, whole genome shotgun sequence genome window above contains:
- the NANOG gene encoding homeobox protein NANOG isoform X2; amino-acid sequence: MSVEPACPQSLRGPEASNSRESSPMPEIYGPEENYVSLQMSSAETHDMETVSPLPSFSMDVLIQDSPDSSTSPRVKLLATAADKSTEKKEEKVLVKKQKTRTVFSQTQLCVLNDRFQRQKYLSLQQMQELSNILNLSYKQVKTWFQNQRMKCKRWQKNNWPRNSNNVTQGCLVNSSGNLPMWGNQTWNNPTWSNQSWNSQSWNNQSWNSQTWCPQAWNNQTWNNQFNNYVEEFLQPQIQYQQSSPVSDLEATLETAGEGYNIIQQTAKYFNSQQQIMDLFPNYSLNIQPEDL
- the NANOG gene encoding homeobox protein NANOG isoform X1, which codes for MSVEPACPQSLRGPEASNSRESSPMPEIYGPEENYVSLQMSSAETHDMETVSPLPSFSMDVLIQDSPDSSTSPRVKLLATAADKSTEKKEEKVLVKKQKTRTVFSQTQLCVLNDRFQRQKYLSLQQMQELSNILNLSYKQVKTWFQNQRMKCKRWQKNNWPRNSNNVTQGPATTEYPGFYSYHQGCLVNSSGNLPMWGNQTWNNPTWSNQSWNSQSWNNQSWNSQTWCPQAWNNQTWNNQFNNYVEEFLQPQIQYQQSSPVSDLEATLETAGEGYNIIQQTAKYFNSQQQIMDLFPNYSLNIQPEDL